One region of Bacteroidota bacterium genomic DNA includes:
- a CDS encoding sigma-70 family RNA polymerase sigma factor, which produces MSLLKAESYKELADEELIHRYRNSHQTAYVGELYQRYTHLVFGVCIKYYKNVADAEDATMQIFEHLIKELKKHDIQSFKPWLHVVVKNHCMMRFRKEASEGKKQGQWEKDTQGVVESGDTEHLNEVEDKEFILKHLHDGIEELKEEQRTCIELFYMKNCSYSEITAITGYNTKEVKSHIQNGKRNLKNIINKKNDRQQKG; this is translated from the coding sequence TTGTCATTGCTAAAAGCAGAGTCATATAAAGAATTGGCGGATGAAGAATTGATTCACCGCTATCGCAACTCGCACCAAACAGCCTATGTTGGGGAGTTGTACCAGCGTTATACGCATTTAGTCTTTGGTGTGTGCATCAAATACTATAAGAATGTGGCCGACGCTGAAGATGCCACGATGCAAATTTTTGAACATCTTATTAAGGAGCTAAAAAAACACGACATCCAATCTTTTAAACCTTGGCTGCATGTGGTAGTGAAGAACCACTGCATGATGAGGTTTCGCAAGGAGGCCAGCGAAGGGAAAAAACAAGGACAATGGGAAAAAGATACCCAAGGTGTTGTGGAATCTGGAGATACTGAGCATCTAAATGAGGTGGAGGATAAAGAGTTCATCTTGAAGCATTTGCATGATGGCATTGAAGAACTAAAGGAAGAGCAGCGGACTTGTATTGAGCTATTCTATATGAAGAACTGCAGCTATTCCGAAATAACGGCCATCACGGGATATAATACCAAGGAAGTGAAGAGTCATATACAGAACGGCAAGCGAAACCTGAAAAACATTATCAATAAAAAAAATGACCGCCAACAAAAAGGATAA
- a CDS encoding SAM-dependent DNA methyltransferase: MFEQTFKNIDDILHKDAGCGSELDYVEQTSWVLFLKYLDDLEKDKATAAELTGKDYTNIIAKEYQWNVWAAPKDKEGKLDHHKALGGDDLLLFVDSKLFPYLKKFKADAESADTIEYKIGEIFSELKNRIQSGYNLREVINRIDELRFRTHAEKHEMSHLYEDKIKNMGNAGRNGGEYYTPRPLIKTIIKVVAPEIGQTIYDGAVGFLCEAFDYLMHSKDLPPTSEGEGGTAKTKSGLTTKDVATLQKKTFYGKEKKSLAYIIGTMNMILHGVEAPNIVHTNTLAENLADIQEKDRYDIVLANPPFGGKERAEVQQNFPIKTGETASLFLQHFIKIMKAGGKAGVVIKNTFLSNTDNASVALRKQLLDSCNLHTVLDLPGGTFTGAGVKTVVLFFEKGSPTKKVWYYQLNLDRNLGKTNPLNENDLADFVALQKTKGESENSWTLDVSDISKGVSHTPSVYDLSAKNPNKKEEAALRQPQQILEEMKALDEESADILNSILELI, translated from the coding sequence ATGTTTGAACAGACCTTCAAAAACATAGACGACATACTGCACAAAGATGCCGGTTGTGGCAGTGAACTGGACTATGTAGAGCAGACTTCTTGGGTCTTGTTCCTCAAATATCTGGACGACTTGGAAAAGGACAAAGCCACCGCAGCAGAGCTAACAGGAAAAGACTACACCAATATCATTGCTAAAGAATATCAATGGAATGTATGGGCTGCACCCAAAGACAAGGAAGGCAAACTCGACCACCACAAAGCACTCGGAGGGGATGATTTGTTACTGTTTGTGGATAGCAAACTCTTTCCCTACCTCAAAAAATTTAAAGCCGATGCCGAAAGCGCCGACACCATTGAATATAAAATCGGGGAGATTTTCAGCGAACTGAAAAACCGCATACAAAGCGGCTACAATCTGCGGGAGGTCATTAACCGCATTGACGAACTGCGTTTCAGAACCCATGCCGAAAAGCACGAAATGAGCCACCTCTATGAGGACAAGATTAAAAACATGGGCAATGCCGGGCGCAACGGTGGAGAATATTACACCCCTCGCCCGCTGATTAAAACCATTATAAAAGTAGTGGCACCCGAAATAGGGCAGACCATTTATGATGGTGCCGTGGGCTTCTTGTGCGAAGCCTTTGATTATTTAATGCACAGCAAAGACCTCCCCCCGACCTCCGAAGGTGAGGGAGGAACAGCCAAAACCAAAAGCGGCCTGACCACTAAAGATGTAGCCACCTTACAGAAAAAAACTTTTTACGGCAAAGAGAAAAAATCATTGGCCTATATCATTGGCACCATGAATATGATTTTGCACGGAGTGGAAGCACCTAACATTGTGCATACCAACACCCTTGCCGAAAACCTTGCCGACATACAGGAAAAAGACCGCTATGATATTGTGTTGGCCAATCCACCTTTTGGCGGAAAAGAAAGAGCCGAAGTGCAGCAAAACTTCCCGATAAAGACGGGCGAAACCGCCTCTTTGTTTTTGCAGCACTTCATCAAGATTATGAAAGCAGGCGGCAAAGCAGGAGTGGTGATTAAGAACACTTTTTTGAGCAATACCGACAATGCCTCGGTGGCCCTGCGCAAGCAATTGCTCGATAGCTGCAACCTGCATACCGTGTTAGATTTGCCGGGAGGCACCTTTACCGGTGCCGGTGTAAAAACCGTGGTCTTGTTTTTTGAAAAAGGAAGCCCCACCAAAAAGGTTTGGTATTACCAACTGAACTTGGATAGAAACCTTGGCAAAACAAATCCGCTGAACGAAAACGATTTGGCAGACTTTGTTGCCTTGCAGAAAACAAAGGGCGAAAGCGAAAACTCCTGGACATTGGATGTAAGCGATATTAGTAAGGGCGTATCGCATACGCCCAGTGTATATGACCTCAGCGCCAAAAACCCCAACAAAAAAGAAGAAGCCGCCCTGCGCCAACCGCAGCAAATATTAGAAGAAATGAAAGCCTTAGACGAAGAAAGTGCCGATATTCTAAACTCAATTTTGGAACTGATATGA
- a CDS encoding restriction endonuclease subunit S, which produces MQNIGKGYFIDKDIKYISEAKAEELKYHSFVAGDIALAKLGIPVGKTCIIPNEFSNGIIVADVVRIRPDKSIVDFKFLEYFLNTDVSVAQLSGNISGATRPRVNLSDVRDIELNLPPLPEQQRIVAILDEAFAAIAKAKANAEQNLQNAKELFEGYLQGVFEKKGEGWEEKTIDKVCSEIFAGGDAPKDNYSEEKTEKYTIPIYANAVKNRGLYGYTDFARVTKPSITIAARGSGTGHTELRSEAYSPIVRLIVLIPNTEIVTLEFLKYKIDTLDILRSGSAIPQLTVPMIKEYKIPILTLEAQQAIVQKLDALNAETKKLETIYQQKINDLEELKKSVLQKAFAGELKSVGVELKTAG; this is translated from the coding sequence TTGCAGAATATTGGGAAAGGCTATTTTATAGATAAGGACATTAAATACATAAGTGAAGCCAAAGCTGAAGAATTAAAATATCATTCTTTTGTTGCAGGAGATATCGCCTTAGCCAAATTAGGAATACCTGTTGGTAAAACTTGTATTATCCCGAATGAATTTTCAAATGGAATAATAGTTGCAGATGTTGTTAGGATAAGACCAGATAAGAGTATAGTTGATTTTAAATTTCTTGAGTATTTTTTGAATACGGACGTGTCTGTTGCTCAATTATCTGGGAATATTTCTGGTGCAACGAGACCAAGAGTAAATTTGTCTGACGTTAGAGATATTGAATTAAATCTTCCCCCGCTCCCCGAGCAACAACGCATTGTAGCCATATTAGATGAAGCCTTTGCCGCCATAGCCAAGGCAAAAGCCAATGCTGAACAAAACCTACAAAACGCCAAAGAACTTTTTGAAGGTTATTTGCAAGGGGTGTTTGAGAAGAAGGGCGAGGGTTGGGAGGAGAAGACGATTGATAAAGTATGTTCCGAGATTTTTGCAGGTGGTGATGCCCCCAAAGATAATTATTCAGAAGAAAAAACAGAAAAGTATACAATTCCAATTTATGCAAATGCTGTAAAAAATAGAGGTTTGTATGGTTATACCGATTTTGCAAGAGTTACAAAACCATCAATAACAATAGCAGCAAGAGGAAGTGGAACTGGACATACGGAATTAAGAAGCGAAGCGTATTCACCAATAGTGCGTTTAATTGTTTTAATTCCAAATACAGAAATAGTCACTTTAGAATTTTTGAAATACAAAATAGATACATTAGATATTTTAAGAAGTGGAAGTGCAATTCCACAGCTTACAGTTCCTATGATAAAGGAATATAAAATTCCAATTCTAACTTTAGAAGCACAACAAGCCATTGTTCAAAAATTAGATGCCCTGAATGCCGAAACAAAAAAACTCGAAACCATCTACCAACAAAAAATAAATGATTTGGAAGAGTTGAAAAAGAGTGTGTTGCAAAAGGCGTTTGCCGGAGAATTAAAAAGCGTAGGGGTAGAATTGAAAACGGCGGGATAA
- a CDS encoding DEAD/DEAH box helicase family protein: MNESETRAELIDPKLKACGWGVVEGSKILREYHITAGKIQTGGVRAKKLTADYVLVYKGIKLAVVEAKSDEVEVGEGVAQAKQYAEKLKLETTYSTNGKEIYSICMNTGEEGLVANYLSPDELWNKTFAGQNEWREKLADVPYEDKSGTWQLRYYQEIAVRNTIEAIAQGKDRILLTLATGTGKTAIAFQIAWKLFQTRWNLKRDGSRRPRILFLADRNILADQAYNAFSSFPEDALVRIKPSEIKKKGGVPTNGSIFFTIFQTFMSGTDKEGKPAPYFGDYAKDYFDFIIIDECHRGGANDESNWRGILEYFAPAVQLGLTATPKRRDNVDTYKYFGEPVYIYSLKEGINDGFLTPFKVKRIKTTLDDYIYTSDDQIIEGEIEEGKLYEEKDFNRSIEIVERETKRVQIYLKEANQKEKAIIFCANQGHAALIRDLVNQYKQSKDPSYCVRVTANDGEIGEQFLREFQDNEKTIPTILTTSQKLSTGVDARNIRNIVLMRPVNSMIEFKQIVGRGTRLFDGKEFFTIYDYVDAYHHFADPEWDGEPLEPTGVNEPRVPYEPKEPKKEGEGDEKERPKKIKVKLRDGKEREIQSMISTSFWSADGQPISAEEFLNNLFGELPKLFRSEDELRTIWSNPITRKILLEKLDEAGFPKSDLLVVQQLVNMEKSDLFDVLEYVFNGNYNAMTREQRVAASQATIFAILNAKQKEFIEFVLSKYIETGVEELDQEKLPILLTNKYQSLEDAKDILGDAGNISRLFIEFSTAFV; the protein is encoded by the coding sequence ATGAACGAATCAGAAACAAGGGCAGAATTGATAGACCCCAAATTAAAGGCCTGCGGATGGGGCGTGGTAGAAGGGTCTAAAATCCTTCGGGAATATCATATCACGGCGGGCAAAATACAGACCGGTGGGGTGAGAGCAAAAAAGCTGACCGCCGATTATGTATTGGTTTATAAAGGCATCAAACTGGCTGTGGTAGAAGCCAAGAGCGATGAGGTAGAAGTAGGCGAAGGGGTGGCACAAGCCAAGCAATACGCAGAGAAACTAAAATTAGAAACCACATATAGCACCAACGGAAAAGAGATTTACAGCATCTGTATGAACACCGGTGAGGAAGGTTTGGTGGCTAATTACCTAAGTCCCGACGAACTGTGGAACAAAACCTTTGCCGGGCAAAATGAGTGGAGAGAAAAGTTAGCCGATGTTCCTTATGAAGATAAAAGCGGCACCTGGCAGCTTCGCTATTATCAGGAAATAGCGGTGCGCAACACCATTGAGGCTATTGCACAGGGCAAAGACCGCATTTTGTTAACCCTTGCCACCGGTACCGGTAAAACAGCCATTGCTTTTCAAATAGCATGGAAGTTGTTTCAAACCCGTTGGAACTTAAAGCGCGATGGCAGCCGCAGGCCACGTATCTTGTTTCTGGCCGATAGAAACATTTTAGCTGATCAGGCATATAATGCCTTTTCCTCTTTTCCTGAAGATGCGCTGGTGCGGATAAAGCCCAGCGAAATAAAAAAGAAAGGAGGTGTGCCGACCAACGGCAGCATCTTCTTCACCATTTTTCAAACCTTTATGAGTGGCACCGACAAAGAGGGGAAGCCGGCTCCCTATTTTGGCGACTATGCAAAAGACTATTTTGATTTCATCATTATAGATGAGTGCCATCGCGGAGGAGCAAATGATGAAAGCAACTGGCGGGGCATTTTAGAATATTTTGCTCCTGCGGTGCAATTGGGTTTGACCGCTACACCCAAGCGCAGAGATAATGTTGACACTTATAAATATTTCGGCGAACCGGTCTATATCTATTCATTGAAAGAAGGCATCAACGATGGATTCCTCACTCCGTTTAAGGTGAAGCGCATCAAAACAACGCTCGACGATTATATCTATACCAGCGACGACCAGATTATAGAAGGTGAAATTGAAGAAGGCAAGCTGTATGAAGAGAAAGACTTTAACCGCAGCATCGAGATAGTGGAAAGAGAAACCAAGCGGGTGCAGATATATTTGAAGGAGGCCAATCAGAAAGAAAAGGCAATCATCTTTTGTGCCAATCAGGGTCATGCGGCGCTGATTCGCGATTTGGTCAATCAATACAAACAAAGCAAAGATCCAAGCTATTGTGTGCGGGTGACCGCCAATGATGGCGAAATAGGCGAGCAATTCCTGCGCGAATTTCAGGATAATGAAAAGACCATCCCGACTATCCTCACTACTTCTCAGAAACTAAGCACCGGGGTGGATGCAAGAAACATCCGCAACATTGTGTTGATGCGCCCGGTCAACTCCATGATAGAGTTTAAGCAAATTGTGGGGCGGGGAACCCGCTTGTTTGATGGCAAAGAGTTTTTCACCATCTATGATTATGTAGATGCCTATCATCACTTCGCTGACCCGGAATGGGATGGAGAACCTTTAGAACCAACTGGAGTTAATGAACCAAGAGTGCCATACGAACCCAAAGAGCCAAAGAAAGAAGGTGAAGGTGACGAGAAAGAAAGACCTAAGAAAATCAAAGTGAAACTCCGCGACGGCAAAGAGCGCGAGATACAATCTATGATTTCTACTTCGTTTTGGAGTGCAGATGGCCAACCGATTTCGGCAGAAGAATTTTTGAATAACTTGTTTGGCGAATTGCCTAAACTATTTAGAAGTGAAGATGAATTGCGGACTATTTGGAGCAATCCGATAACGCGAAAAATATTGTTGGAGAAATTGGATGAAGCAGGTTTCCCTAAAAGCGATTTGTTGGTGGTGCAGCAATTGGTCAATATGGAGAAGAGCGATTTGTTTGATGTATTAGAGTATGTTTTCAACGGGAACTATAATGCCATGACCAGAGAGCAACGTGTGGCAGCATCGCAAGCCACCATCTTTGCCATACTGAACGCCAAACAAAAAGAGTTCATCGAATTTGTATTGAGTAAGTATATAGAAACAGGAGTTGAAGAACTGGACCAAGAGAAACTACCTATTTTGCTTACGAACAAATATCAATCGTTGGAAGACGCTAAAGATATTCTGGGAGATGCAGGAAACATCAGTAGACTGTTTATAGAATTTTCAACAGCATTTGTATAA